The following are encoded together in the Opitutus sp. ER46 genome:
- a CDS encoding ATP-binding protein has product MLRTRLYLGLLPLVLLIIAMGGYAIYVCRDLAGSLSSDLVTNYRAIVACQHMRESARQMYGAMTPLTPSDADRQSFADARAAFVRELMAQSAASAGTPRASFVEALDRAFTQFVELGERTVEGDVRRWGVAATNRYDAFGSVLTAIENLTRRDFAAAQQTAARVAQLATSTQQLMVMTMAAAVLLSLFLAWRLAASLLRPIKAFTASVMAVGEGDLEREVPEYSRDELGQLARAFNTMAAKLRAYRDATLARVLRAQRTMEATLTSTPDPVFVVARDGTHEVRNPAAEQLAKSEEFEPGFPPALAEPLARVLASGEHYLPADYSRIITLRVEREDRHYLPRILAVGDKLTEFRGAAVILQDVTKFRLLDDAKTNLVGTVSHELKTPLTSLRMALYLLVEQRIAGLTPQQNELLEGARDDADRLLRILDNLLDLARLESGASALDRQPVTVGELVSRIAAEARGIIETAEQRLVVEVSPEIEGGEINIDEGRMRHVFMNLLTNASKYSPPGCEIRLVARPADERGFVRFSVHDRGPGIPSDKVGRVFDRFFRATDLPKPGAGLGLAIARELVVAHGGSIACNSTPGEGSEFYFLLPQ; this is encoded by the coding sequence ATGCTGCGCACCCGCCTCTACCTCGGGCTGCTGCCACTCGTCCTGCTCATCATCGCGATGGGCGGGTACGCGATCTACGTGTGCCGCGATCTCGCCGGGTCGCTTTCGAGCGACCTGGTGACGAACTACCGCGCCATCGTCGCGTGCCAGCACATGCGCGAATCGGCGCGGCAGATGTACGGCGCCATGACGCCACTGACGCCGTCGGATGCGGATCGGCAGTCGTTCGCCGACGCGCGCGCGGCGTTCGTGCGCGAGCTGATGGCGCAGTCGGCGGCTTCGGCCGGGACGCCGCGCGCGAGTTTCGTGGAAGCGCTCGACCGGGCGTTTACCCAATTCGTCGAACTCGGCGAGCGGACTGTGGAGGGTGATGTGCGCCGCTGGGGCGTGGCGGCGACAAATCGTTACGATGCCTTCGGCAGCGTGCTCACCGCGATCGAGAATCTCACGCGCCGGGATTTTGCCGCAGCGCAGCAGACGGCGGCGCGCGTGGCGCAGCTCGCGACGTCGACGCAACAGCTCATGGTGATGACCATGGCGGCGGCGGTGTTGCTGTCGCTCTTCCTGGCGTGGCGGCTGGCGGCCTCGCTGCTGCGCCCGATCAAGGCGTTCACGGCGTCGGTGATGGCAGTCGGCGAAGGTGATCTGGAGCGCGAGGTGCCGGAATACTCGCGGGACGAACTCGGGCAGCTGGCGCGTGCGTTCAATACCATGGCCGCGAAGTTGCGGGCGTACCGCGACGCGACGCTCGCGCGGGTGCTGCGCGCGCAGCGCACGATGGAGGCGACGCTGACCTCGACCCCGGATCCGGTGTTCGTGGTGGCGCGGGACGGCACGCACGAAGTGCGCAACCCGGCGGCCGAGCAGCTTGCGAAGTCGGAGGAGTTCGAACCCGGCTTCCCGCCTGCGTTGGCGGAGCCCTTGGCGCGAGTGCTGGCGTCGGGTGAACACTACCTGCCCGCGGACTACAGCCGGATCATCACCCTGCGCGTGGAGCGCGAGGATCGGCATTACCTTCCGCGCATCCTGGCGGTGGGCGACAAGCTCACGGAGTTCCGGGGCGCGGCGGTGATCCTGCAGGACGTGACGAAGTTCCGGCTGCTCGACGACGCGAAGACGAACCTCGTCGGCACGGTGAGTCATGAGCTGAAGACGCCGCTGACGAGCCTGCGCATGGCGCTCTATCTGCTCGTCGAGCAGCGGATCGCCGGCCTCACCCCGCAGCAGAACGAATTGCTGGAAGGCGCGCGCGACGACGCCGATCGCCTGCTGCGCATCCTGGACAACCTGCTGGATCTGGCGCGGCTGGAGAGCGGCGCCTCGGCCCTCGACCGGCAGCCGGTGACGGTGGGCGAACTCGTCAGCCGCATCGCGGCGGAGGCGCGCGGCATCATCGAGACGGCGGAGCAGCGGCTGGTCGTGGAGGTCTCGCCGGAAATCGAGGGAGGCGAGATCAACATCGATGAAGGACGGATGCGGCACGTGTTCATGAACCTGTTGACGAACGCCTCGAAGTACTCGCCGCCTGGCTGTGAGATCCGGCTGGTGGCGCGGCCCGCGGACGAGCGGGGCTTTGTGCGGTTCAGCGTGCATGATCGCGGGCCGGGCATCCCGTCGGACAAAGTCGGCCGGGTTTTCGATCGCTTCTTCCGGGCGACGGATCTGCCCAAGCCGGGCGCGGGGCTGGGACTGGCCATCGCGCGCGAGTTGGTCGTGGCGCACGGCGGTTCGATCGCCTGCAACAGCACGCCGGGCGAAGGCAGCGAGTTCTATTTTTTGCTGCCGCAGTAG
- a CDS encoding DUF4199 domain-containing protein produces the protein MKTPLLYGALIALVGALLTFGLYFAGYHDTPEKMKAMQWLPGVVGLIASIICLALAMRERRVDFPADRTWGYGSALGTGVMTGLWAALFSAIVAFVYFVIVNPNFSETLHELQIASLVDKGMSQSQIDAAAPMMRKMSAPIPMTIMQTVFGFIWSVILALIIAIFFRKPLRTAEVAVDAPPPLA, from the coding sequence ATGAAAACACCCCTGCTCTATGGAGCGCTGATCGCACTCGTCGGCGCGCTGCTCACCTTTGGCCTCTATTTTGCCGGCTACCACGACACGCCGGAGAAGATGAAGGCCATGCAATGGCTGCCCGGCGTCGTTGGCCTTATCGCTTCGATCATCTGCCTCGCCCTCGCAATGCGCGAACGGCGCGTCGATTTTCCCGCGGATCGCACGTGGGGCTATGGCTCGGCCTTGGGCACCGGCGTCATGACCGGCCTATGGGCCGCGCTCTTCAGCGCCATCGTCGCCTTCGTGTACTTCGTGATCGTCAACCCCAACTTCAGCGAGACGCTGCACGAGCTGCAGATTGCCTCCCTGGTGGACAAGGGCATGTCCCAGTCCCAAATCGATGCCGCCGCGCCAATGATGCGGAAGATGAGCGCCCCCATTCCCATGACGATCATGCAGACGGTCTTCGGCTTCATCTGGTCTGTGATTCTGGCCCTCATCATCGCGATCTTCTTCCGCAAGCCGCTGCGCACGGCCGAAGTCGCCGTGGATGCCCCGCCGCCGCTGGCCTGA
- a CDS encoding ectonucleotide pyrophosphatase/phosphodiesterase produces MRLLLLLFVLALPVSRAAAAVPSGAAAVPSGAAETAHATVLLISMDGFRWDYLNLYPQATPVLRRLAREGVTARGLVPVFPSNTFPNHYAIATGLYPSHHGIINNRMVDPQLGVFVSSKTQCAEDGRWWGGEPVWITAVKQGRTSACYFWPGSEAPIAGLHATHWKPYDYSIPFARRLDELIGWLKVPAPQRPAVATFYFEESNSSGHRYGPDSPELQATLKTLDAQLGTMLARFQAENLPINLVILSDHGMTPCGPDRVLLLDDYVDLTKVAVDFADTACGLRPAPGVAPETILAALGRMPHAKAYRSADLPARLHVDPANPRVPGIWILPDEGWLVQRRAAFAAARNHFVKAQHGYDPALPSMHGILIAHGPAFRRGVTLPEVENVHVYNLLCAAAGLKPAANDGDDRLVKSALLAP; encoded by the coding sequence ATGCGCCTGCTGCTGCTCCTGTTCGTCCTCGCCCTTCCGGTGTCCCGCGCCGCCGCTGCCGTTCCCAGTGGCGCCGCTGCCGTCCCCAGTGGCGCCGCCGAGACGGCGCATGCGACCGTGCTGCTGATCTCGATGGACGGCTTCCGCTGGGATTACCTGAACCTCTACCCCCAGGCGACGCCCGTGTTGCGGCGCCTCGCGCGGGAGGGCGTGACCGCCCGCGGGCTCGTACCGGTGTTCCCGAGCAACACCTTTCCCAACCACTACGCGATCGCGACCGGGCTCTATCCCTCTCACCACGGCATCATCAACAACCGCATGGTCGATCCGCAGCTCGGCGTCTTTGTCTCCAGCAAGACCCAGTGCGCGGAGGACGGCCGCTGGTGGGGCGGCGAGCCGGTCTGGATCACGGCCGTCAAGCAGGGACGGACCAGCGCGTGCTACTTCTGGCCCGGCTCCGAGGCGCCGATCGCCGGCCTGCACGCCACGCACTGGAAACCATACGACTACAGCATTCCCTTCGCCCGGCGGCTCGACGAATTGATCGGGTGGCTCAAGGTTCCCGCTCCTCAGCGCCCGGCCGTGGCAACGTTCTACTTCGAGGAATCGAACAGCAGCGGCCACCGGTACGGTCCGGACTCGCCCGAGCTCCAGGCCACGCTGAAGACGCTCGACGCCCAGCTCGGCACGATGCTCGCCCGCTTCCAGGCGGAGAACCTGCCGATCAACCTGGTGATCCTGTCGGACCATGGGATGACGCCGTGCGGCCCGGACCGGGTGCTCCTGCTCGACGACTACGTCGACCTGACGAAGGTCGCCGTCGACTTCGCGGACACCGCCTGCGGGCTGCGTCCCGCCCCGGGCGTGGCGCCGGAGACCATCCTCGCCGCGCTGGGCCGAATGCCGCACGCGAAAGCCTATCGGTCCGCCGATCTTCCCGCCCGCCTCCATGTCGACCCGGCCAACCCGCGCGTGCCCGGGATCTGGATACTGCCCGACGAGGGCTGGCTCGTGCAGCGCCGCGCGGCGTTCGCGGCAGCCCGGAACCACTTTGTGAAGGCGCAGCACGGCTACGATCCCGCGCTGCCCTCGATGCACGGGATCCTCATCGCCCACGGGCCGGCCTTCCGACGCGGCGTCACGCTGCCCGAGGTGGAAAACGTCCACGTGTACAACCTGCTCTGCGCCGCCGCCGGGCTGAAGCCGGCCGCGAACGATGGCGACGACCGCCTGGTGAAGTCAGCGCTGCTCGCGCCCTGA
- a CDS encoding TIGR00266 family protein, whose translation MNAMHEIDYQIHGDDMQFVEIELDPSEAAVAEAGSMMFMEDGIAMEAIFGDGSNPSGGIMSALLGAGRRLLTGESLFMTAYQNRGTGKRRVAFGAPYPGKILPVRLSDIGGELIAQKDSFLCAAKGVAVGIAFQKRLGVGLFGGEGFILERLTGDGLTFIHAGGNIYERTLAPGETLRVDTGCIVAFQPTVDYDIQYVGGIKTALFGGEGLFFATLRGPGRIWLQSLPFSRLASRIVAAAPKTGSGGKEEGSILGGIGRMIDGDNS comes from the coding sequence ATGAACGCAATGCACGAAATCGACTACCAGATCCACGGTGACGACATGCAGTTCGTCGAGATCGAACTCGACCCGAGCGAGGCCGCCGTCGCCGAGGCGGGTTCGATGATGTTCATGGAGGACGGCATCGCGATGGAGGCGATCTTCGGCGACGGCTCCAATCCGTCCGGCGGCATCATGAGCGCGCTGCTCGGCGCCGGTCGCCGTTTGCTCACGGGCGAATCCCTTTTCATGACGGCGTACCAGAACCGCGGCACCGGCAAGCGCCGCGTCGCGTTCGGCGCGCCCTACCCGGGCAAGATTCTACCGGTGCGACTGAGCGACATCGGGGGCGAGCTGATCGCCCAGAAGGACTCGTTCCTCTGCGCCGCCAAGGGCGTTGCCGTCGGGATCGCTTTCCAAAAGCGACTCGGCGTCGGCCTGTTTGGTGGCGAAGGCTTCATTCTCGAGCGACTCACCGGCGATGGCCTCACCTTCATCCACGCCGGCGGGAACATCTACGAGCGCACGCTCGCCCCGGGCGAAACGCTGCGCGTTGACACCGGCTGCATCGTGGCTTTCCAGCCCACCGTCGACTACGACATCCAGTACGTCGGCGGCATCAAGACCGCCCTCTTTGGCGGCGAGGGGCTGTTCTTCGCGACCCTGCGTGGCCCCGGCAGAATCTGGCTGCAGTCGCTGCCTTTCTCCCGCCTTGCCTCCCGCATCGTCGCCGCCGCGCCGAAGACTGGCAGCGGAGGCAAGGAGGAAGGCTCCATTCTCGGCGGCATCGGCCGCATGATCGACGGCGACAATTCGTAG
- a CDS encoding Smr/MutS family protein, whose amino-acid sequence MPAEPPEDAPVPLPITGELDLHTFRPADLGELIPAYLGECERAGLREVRIIHGKGTGTLRTTVHALLRRSPLVASFRLGDETSGSWGATLVQLRPRP is encoded by the coding sequence ATGCCGGCTGAGCCGCCCGAGGATGCGCCCGTGCCGCTGCCGATCACGGGTGAACTCGATCTGCACACGTTTCGACCCGCCGACCTAGGCGAACTGATCCCGGCCTACCTCGGCGAATGCGAGCGCGCCGGCCTGCGCGAGGTCCGGATCATTCACGGCAAAGGAACCGGCACGCTGCGCACCACCGTCCACGCCCTGCTCCGCCGTTCGCCCCTCGTGGCGTCGTTCCGCCTGGGCGATGAGACCTCCGGCAGTTGGGGTGCCACCCTCGTGCAACTGCGGCCGCGGCCCTGA
- a CDS encoding DUF883 family protein has product MKNRYDSGTETPEQIIEHISRLMAEAEAMLAGPVAQQAGERISDLRERLSDARAKMGEMYATARRNVVAGAKYTDRTIREYPYYAIGIALGIGLLAGTLMRRDD; this is encoded by the coding sequence ATGAAAAACCGTTACGACTCCGGCACGGAGACCCCCGAACAGATCATCGAACACATCAGCCGGTTGATGGCCGAGGCCGAGGCCATGCTGGCCGGTCCTGTCGCGCAACAGGCCGGTGAGCGGATCAGCGACCTGCGCGAGCGGCTGTCCGACGCCCGTGCGAAGATGGGCGAGATGTACGCGACGGCGCGCCGCAATGTCGTCGCCGGCGCGAAGTACACCGACCGCACGATCCGCGAGTACCCGTACTACGCGATCGGCATCGCGCTCGGAATTGGCCTGCTGGCCGGCACGTTGATGCGCCGCGACGACTGA
- a CDS encoding LysR family transcriptional regulator produces MELHQLRYLVAVAESGNFTRAAERCNVTQPSLSQQIINLEQEVGHKLFHRLGRKAVLTEAGATFLQRAKRILFEVENAAKELSDHPSLERRITVGAVQTVMPYLIIPLIARCREALPNLTIDAREDFRADLVHAVVEGELDLAVVPLPVDEHRVSIEPILNEPLLLVVGKNHPIARRTEISINDIAEENFISMGSSSTLAEQIRVFFGGHNFSPRIGYRCAQVRTLKLLVAMNAGISILPQIARQEHDNDLVYLRLTGSQPTRDLAIIRHMQRYQSRGAEQFLRLLREHTREKHGAPATA; encoded by the coding sequence ATGGAACTCCACCAATTGCGTTACCTTGTCGCCGTCGCCGAGTCTGGTAACTTCACGCGTGCTGCCGAACGGTGCAATGTAACCCAACCATCTCTTAGTCAGCAGATAATAAACCTTGAACAAGAAGTCGGACACAAGCTGTTCCACCGCTTGGGCCGAAAGGCCGTGCTCACGGAGGCTGGCGCTACCTTCCTGCAGCGCGCCAAACGCATCCTCTTTGAGGTAGAGAACGCCGCCAAGGAACTGAGCGATCACCCCAGCTTGGAGCGACGCATCACCGTCGGTGCCGTCCAGACGGTGATGCCCTACCTCATCATCCCGCTCATTGCCCGCTGCCGCGAGGCCCTCCCTAATCTCACGATCGACGCTCGCGAGGACTTCCGCGCCGATCTGGTTCATGCGGTCGTTGAAGGCGAACTCGATCTTGCCGTGGTCCCCCTGCCCGTCGACGAACACCGCGTCTCCATCGAGCCCATCCTCAACGAGCCGCTCCTGCTGGTCGTGGGCAAAAACCACCCGATCGCCCGCCGCACCGAGATCAGCATCAATGACATCGCCGAGGAGAACTTCATCTCGATGGGCAGCTCGTCCACGCTCGCCGAACAGATCCGGGTGTTCTTCGGCGGCCACAACTTCTCGCCGCGCATCGGCTACCGCTGCGCCCAGGTGCGCACGCTCAAGCTCCTGGTCGCAATGAACGCCGGCATCTCCATCCTGCCGCAAATCGCCCGCCAGGAGCACGACAACGACCTCGTCTACCTGCGCCTCACCGGCTCCCAACCCACCCGCGACCTGGCCATCATCCGCCACATGCAGCGCTATCAGAGCCGCGGCGCCGAACAGTTTCTCCGCCTCCTCCGCGAACACACCCGCGAAAAGCACGGCGCACCCGCCACAGCCTGA
- a CDS encoding sigma-54 dependent transcriptional regulator: MRILIVDDEPGIRRTTRIAVETAGHQAAEAPNGLRALKALEDETFEAAFLDLKLGAEDGLEVLDKMLKAQPSLAVVMFTAYANIATAVEAMRRGAFDFVPKPFTPEQIRTILAKIEKTRALETRVRTLESELAAEAPPVDLESAEPQTQHALEIAFKAAETPANILILGPSGTGKSVLAREIHKRSARREAAFVTVSCPSLSRELLESDLFGHVKGSFTGAVMDTMGKVAAADGGTLFLDEIGEMPLEIQPKLLRLLQEREYERLGEAKVRRANVRVVAATNRNLAEDVKAGRFREDLFYRLNVISVLLPGLRDRPADLTRFAESYRKFFAERLGKKVTGFTPAVLNAFVGYRWPGNLRELRNVVERAVILCAGEQIDLCDLPEEFGSKPEPGIAVGARVTIDALEAEHIRRLLAISRNLEEAARTLGIDPATLYRKRQKLGLL; the protein is encoded by the coding sequence ATGCGAATTCTCATCGTCGACGACGAACCCGGCATCCGGCGCACGACGCGCATCGCGGTCGAAACGGCAGGCCATCAGGCGGCGGAAGCGCCCAACGGTCTGCGCGCCCTGAAAGCGCTGGAGGACGAGACGTTCGAGGCGGCTTTCCTCGACCTGAAACTCGGGGCCGAGGACGGGCTGGAGGTGCTGGACAAGATGCTGAAGGCGCAGCCCTCGCTGGCGGTGGTGATGTTCACGGCGTATGCGAACATCGCGACGGCCGTGGAGGCGATGCGGCGGGGGGCGTTCGACTTCGTGCCCAAGCCGTTCACGCCGGAGCAGATTCGAACGATCCTGGCGAAGATCGAGAAGACCCGGGCCCTGGAGACGCGCGTGCGCACGCTGGAAAGCGAACTGGCCGCGGAGGCGCCGCCGGTCGACCTGGAGTCCGCGGAGCCACAGACCCAGCACGCGCTCGAGATCGCGTTCAAGGCAGCCGAGACGCCGGCGAACATCCTGATCCTGGGGCCCAGCGGCACCGGGAAGAGCGTGCTCGCGCGCGAGATTCACAAACGCAGCGCGCGCCGCGAGGCTGCATTTGTCACCGTAAGCTGTCCCAGTCTTTCCCGCGAACTCCTCGAGAGCGACCTGTTCGGCCACGTGAAGGGCTCGTTCACCGGGGCGGTGATGGACACGATGGGCAAGGTGGCGGCGGCGGACGGCGGAACCTTGTTCCTCGACGAGATCGGGGAGATGCCGCTGGAGATCCAGCCGAAGCTGCTGCGCCTGCTGCAGGAGCGGGAGTATGAGCGGCTCGGGGAGGCGAAAGTGCGCCGGGCAAACGTCCGCGTGGTGGCGGCGACCAACCGCAACCTGGCGGAGGACGTGAAGGCGGGGCGCTTTCGCGAAGACCTCTTTTACCGGCTCAACGTGATCAGCGTGCTGCTCCCGGGGCTGCGCGACCGGCCGGCGGACCTGACGCGGTTTGCGGAGAGCTATCGGAAGTTCTTCGCCGAGCGGCTGGGCAAGAAGGTCACCGGGTTCACCCCGGCGGTGCTGAATGCGTTCGTTGGATACCGGTGGCCGGGCAATTTGCGCGAACTGCGCAATGTCGTTGAGCGGGCGGTGATTCTGTGTGCCGGCGAGCAGATCGACCTGTGCGATTTGCCCGAAGAGTTCGGGTCGAAACCGGAACCCGGGATCGCGGTCGGTGCGCGAGTGACAATCGATGCCCTCGAAGCCGAACACATCCGCCGCCTTCTTGCCATCTCCAGGAATCTGGAGGAGGCGGCACGCACGCTCGGCATCGATCCGGCCACGCTCTACCGGAAGCGACAGAAGCTCGGGCTCCTCTGA
- a CDS encoding twin-arginine translocase TatA/TatE family subunit: protein MLSVLATFPGQPLALFDMLGGSEVLVVFLIILILFGGEKMPEFARGLAKVIREVRKAASGVEQEFRRAMEEEPTPASRPQDATPKILPPVQAPTPVAPAAPATDPTAGTVPAPEAANPPATPTPPVPPSTPPASSPHAG from the coding sequence ATGCTTTCCGTGCTCGCGACGTTTCCCGGCCAGCCGCTCGCGCTGTTTGACATGCTCGGCGGCTCCGAGGTGCTCGTCGTCTTCCTGATCATCCTCATCCTCTTCGGCGGCGAAAAGATGCCGGAGTTCGCGCGCGGCCTCGCCAAGGTCATCCGCGAGGTGCGCAAGGCCGCCTCCGGCGTCGAGCAGGAGTTCCGCCGCGCGATGGAGGAGGAGCCCACGCCCGCGTCGCGTCCCCAGGACGCGACGCCGAAGATTCTGCCGCCGGTGCAGGCGCCCACGCCCGTTGCGCCCGCCGCACCCGCGACCGACCCGACCGCCGGCACCGTGCCCGCCCCCGAAGCCGCGAACCCGCCGGCAACGCCGACGCCGCCGGTCCCGCCGAGCACGCCGCCGGCATCCTCCCCGCATGCCGGCTGA
- a CDS encoding U32 family peptidase produces the protein MSTEVLNHPAPAGAPATPPLRRPELLAPAGDWDCVHAAVENGADAIYFGLERFNARMRARNFTQADLPALIEFLHRRGVRGYVTFNTLVFANELAEAEDYLRTLIASGVDAAIVQDVGMCRLIRALSPDFPIHCSTQMTITSAAGVDFARQLGAQLVVLARENSLADIERIQTAQAQAPARPLALEVFVHGALCVAYSGQCLTSESLGGRSANRGECAQACRLPYDLICDGQQVDLGDRRYLLSPQDLAGIEVLPELVRLGVGSLKIEGRLKSAEYVASITRVYRQALDRALAQAGVAPHTPLPVAPAATYELQMAFSRGLYTGWFRGNNNQELAHGRFGTKRGVFLGEIARVDHDSVTLRLQGPLKPGDGVVFDAGRPDEREEGGRVYQVERHGDEATLRFGRDDLNWRRIRAGQRLWKTNDPALDRELRATFEGDQIRFQRPIRLEVHGRAGTPLTLIVNDGDGHVVQVDSALPLAPAEKHPLTPERLQDQLGRLGGTPYHLAQLAFHLEGAVILPVSALNQLRRDAVAALDRLRATPKRWAVHPELRAPDFSFSAGDATPVPAPPELIAVIRLPEQLDAAWQAGVRTVYCDFENPKSYRDTVSRFRDLQRTTASPDASLSIAGSIWVAPPRIHKPGEEWILKQVRSCEADGYLVRNYDHLAFFAGDRRRGDFSLNVANPWTVDYFVRQHGLERVTASYDLNFTQLEALLGSGAAPRLEITIHQHMPMFHMEHCVFCAFLSTGKDYRDCGRPCDRHRVALRDRVGAELPLRADAGCRNTVFNNRAQTGAEYVARFQELGVRSFRVEFVNEPAAEVARTLERYARLLRGEITGAELWRELKLLNQLGVTRGQMEAAPQVIAKKR, from the coding sequence ATGTCAACGGAAGTCCTCAACCACCCAGCGCCCGCCGGCGCCCCGGCCACTCCGCCCTTGCGGCGCCCGGAACTCCTCGCCCCGGCCGGGGATTGGGACTGCGTGCACGCCGCCGTCGAAAACGGCGCCGACGCCATCTACTTCGGCCTCGAGCGCTTCAACGCCCGGATGCGCGCGCGCAACTTCACCCAGGCCGACCTTCCCGCGCTCATCGAATTTCTCCACCGCCGCGGCGTCCGCGGCTACGTCACCTTCAACACCCTCGTCTTCGCCAACGAACTCGCCGAAGCCGAGGACTATCTCCGCACGCTCATCGCCTCCGGCGTCGATGCCGCGATTGTGCAGGACGTCGGCATGTGCCGCCTCATCCGCGCGCTGTCGCCCGATTTCCCGATTCACTGCTCGACGCAGATGACGATCACCAGTGCCGCCGGCGTCGACTTCGCCCGGCAGCTCGGCGCGCAACTTGTCGTGCTCGCCCGTGAGAACTCCCTGGCCGACATCGAGCGCATCCAAACCGCCCAGGCGCAGGCTCCCGCACGCCCCCTCGCCCTCGAGGTCTTCGTCCACGGCGCCCTTTGCGTCGCCTACTCCGGCCAATGCCTCACCAGCGAGTCGCTCGGCGGCCGCTCGGCCAATCGCGGCGAATGCGCCCAAGCCTGCCGCCTCCCCTACGACCTCATCTGCGACGGCCAACAGGTTGACTTGGGCGACCGCCGCTACCTGCTCAGCCCACAGGATCTCGCGGGCATCGAGGTCCTCCCCGAACTCGTCCGCCTCGGCGTCGGCTCGCTCAAGATCGAGGGCCGCCTCAAGTCCGCTGAGTACGTCGCCAGCATCACCCGCGTCTACCGCCAGGCGCTCGACCGCGCCCTCGCGCAGGCCGGCGTCGCCCCGCACACGCCCCTGCCCGTCGCGCCGGCCGCCACCTACGAGTTGCAGATGGCCTTCTCGCGCGGGCTCTACACCGGCTGGTTCCGCGGCAACAACAACCAGGAGCTCGCGCACGGCCGCTTCGGCACCAAGCGCGGCGTCTTCCTCGGCGAGATCGCCCGCGTCGACCATGACTCCGTCACCCTCCGGCTCCAGGGCCCATTGAAACCCGGCGATGGCGTCGTCTTCGACGCCGGCCGGCCGGACGAGCGCGAGGAAGGTGGCCGCGTCTACCAAGTCGAACGTCACGGCGACGAGGCCACACTCCGCTTCGGTCGCGACGACCTCAACTGGCGCCGCATCCGCGCCGGCCAGCGGCTCTGGAAAACCAACGATCCCGCGCTCGATCGCGAGCTCCGCGCCACGTTCGAAGGCGACCAGATCCGTTTCCAGCGTCCCATCCGGCTTGAGGTCCACGGCCGCGCCGGCACGCCGCTCACGCTCATCGTCAACGACGGTGATGGCCACGTTGTGCAGGTCGACTCGGCCCTTCCGCTCGCGCCCGCGGAAAAACACCCGCTCACCCCGGAGCGTCTCCAGGACCAACTCGGCCGCCTCGGCGGTACGCCCTACCACCTCGCCCAGCTCGCATTCCACCTTGAGGGGGCCGTCATCCTGCCCGTCAGCGCGCTTAACCAACTGCGGCGCGACGCCGTCGCCGCCCTCGATCGCCTCCGGGCGACGCCGAAACGCTGGGCCGTGCACCCGGAGCTGCGTGCGCCCGACTTCTCCTTCTCCGCCGGCGACGCAACGCCTGTACCGGCCCCCCCGGAACTCATCGCCGTCATCAGGCTGCCGGAACAGCTCGACGCCGCTTGGCAGGCCGGCGTGCGCACCGTCTATTGCGACTTTGAAAACCCGAAGTCCTACCGCGACACCGTCAGCCGTTTTCGCGACCTTCAGCGGACCACCGCGTCACCCGACGCTTCCCTCTCCATCGCCGGCAGCATCTGGGTCGCGCCGCCGCGGATCCACAAACCGGGCGAGGAATGGATCCTGAAGCAGGTACGCTCCTGCGAGGCCGACGGGTACCTCGTCCGCAACTACGACCATCTCGCGTTCTTCGCGGGCGACCGGCGCCGCGGCGACTTCTCCCTCAACGTCGCGAACCCGTGGACCGTCGACTACTTCGTGCGCCAACACGGGCTCGAACGCGTCACCGCCAGTTACGATCTCAATTTCACGCAGCTCGAGGCACTCCTCGGCAGCGGTGCGGCCCCGCGGCTCGAGATCACCATCCACCAACACATGCCCATGTTTCACATGGAGCATTGCGTGTTTTGCGCGTTCCTCTCGACCGGCAAGGACTACCGCGACTGCGGCCGGCCCTGTGACCGCCATCGCGTCGCCTTGCGCGACCGCGTGGGCGCCGAACTCCCGCTGCGGGCCGACGCCGGCTGCCGCAACACGGTCTTCAACAACCGCGCGCAGACCGGCGCCGAATACGTCGCCCGGTTCCAGGAACTCGGCGTCCGCAGCTTCCGCGTCGAGTTCGTCAACGAACCCGCCGCCGAGGTCGCCCGAACGCTGGAACGCTACGCCCGGCTCCTGCGCGGCGAAATCACCGGCGCCGAGCTCTGGCGCGAGCTCAAGCTCCTCAACCAGCTCGGTGTCACCCGCGGCCAGATGGAAGCCGCACCGCAAGTGATCGCCAAGAAGCGCTGA